The Neodiprion fabricii isolate iyNeoFabr1 chromosome 4, iyNeoFabr1.1, whole genome shotgun sequence genome window below encodes:
- the LOC124179393 gene encoding chloride channel protein 2 isoform X2 gives MLMPAVAVLNNRAYFVCNDEYVMYGRYTKDLGEYAKEEARRLRSHDRARRKLDKDRTHELRKSKKRGPLCRKLLAVLAFTWKHTGARLGEDWVFLALLGVIMAILSHAMDKGISLCNNARIWLYQDLTTQPALQYLAWVSLPVCLILFSAGFVHIVAPQSIGSGIPEMKTILRGVALKEYLTFRTLVAKVIGLTATLGSGLPLGKEGPFVHIASIVATLLSKLVTSFQGIYENESRNCEMLAAACAVGVAACFAAPIGGVLFSIEVTTVYFAVRNYWRGFFAAVCGATTFRLLAVWLNKEETITAMFPTNFTAEFPFDPQELFVFAIIGVGSGLGGAFYVWLHRQYVIFMRKNKSMNRFLQKNRFLYPGIVTLLVATISFPLGLGQFMAGDLTTHEQVLGLFVNFTWSKPELTVLEMNVLQHWSSAYTDVFVGLFSYVAFTFIFSIISSTVPVPSGIFIPVFKIGAALGRAVGEGMALWFPNGVRYGGINSAITPGGYATVGAAAFSGAVTHTISVSVIVIEMTGQITHIVPIMIAVLISNAIAALLQPSIYDSIILIKKLPYLPDLLPSSSGMYNVYVEDFMVRDVKYIWHGITYQKLKDILKENRKLRGFPLADNPGSMILLGSIQRLELIKLIEKHIGRERRLQVAQKWQKEAEERAREEMERQLREQERTRRPSRFEVIPAPDILKLQRQSASDLTTTGNDAHAFHSPIFGSQPKKSILKKTHSFTLKGFSPLVSPAVTPYTTVTGAESRIRLAFEAIFRKSATLQDVDPDPEMGSGGSVNANRQDSTDLLNVPSHLHTQLTPSPNTSKKVQLPRERVIDMSAEDQKQWEESEMALEVDFSRCHIDPAPFQLVERTSLLKVHSLFSMVGVNHAYVTAIGRLVGVVALKELRKAIEDANSGIMPVHGMETGIHGSDSTLGGGELSSDLRTQITINSVTNSVTQDDDSETSSPHNHHEKV, from the exons ATGTTGATGCCGGCAGTTGCAGTTCTAAACAACAGAGCATATTTCGTCTGCAACGATGAATACGTT ATGTATGGACGCTACACGAAGGACCTGGGTGAATACGCGAAAGAAGAAGCAAGAAGACTCCGATCCCACGACAGAGCCAGACGGAAATTGGACAAGGACCGTACCCACGAGCTGAGAAAGTCAAAGAAGCGAGGACCACTATGTAGAAAACTATTAGCTGTGCTTGCGTTCACATGGAAACACACGGGGGCCCGTTTAGGCGAGGATTGGGTCTTCCTTGCTCTCCTCGGCGTCATCATGGCCATTCTAAGCCATGCCATGGACAAGGGCATTTCACTTTGCAACAACG CGAGGATATGGCTGTACCAAGACCTGACGACGCAGCCGGCGCTGCAGTATCTAGCATGGGTGTCGCTTCCGGTGTGCCTGATCCTGTTCAGCGCAGGTTTCGTGCACATAGTAGCCCCGCAGAGCATAGGATCAGGGATCCCGGAGATGAAAACGATCCTGCGAGGAGTGGCGTTGAAGGAGTACCTGACGTTCCGAACCCTGGTGGCGAAGGTGATCGGGCTGACAGCGACACTGGGCTCGGGTTTGCCGCTGGGCAAAGAAGGTCCGTTCGTCCACATAGCGAGCATAGTGGCAACGCTGCTGTCAAAGCTGGTCACGAGCTTTCAGGGTATCTACGAAAACGAGAGTCGAAATTGCGAGATGTTGGCGGCGGCTTGCGCCGTCGGTGTCGCGGCCTGTTTCGCCGCCCCCATAGGCGGTGTTCTCTTCAGCATAGAAGTAACGACGGTTTACTTCGCCGTGAGGAATTACTGGCGAGGTTTCTTCGCCGCCGTTTGCGGTGCGACCACCTTCAGACTACTCGCCGTTTGGCTGAACAAGGAAGAAACCATCACCGCCATGTTTCCGACAAATTTTACCGCCGAATTCCCCTTCGATCCTCAGGAGTTATTCGTGTTCGCCATTATCGGTGTGGGAAGCGGTCTCGGTGGCGCTTTTTACGTATGGCTTCACAGGCAGTACGTCATATTCATGAGGAAGAACAAGAGCATGAACAGGTTCCTTCAGAAAAA CCGGTTTTTGTATCCCGGAATCGTCACCCTCTTGGTAGCAACGATTTCGTTTCCGTTGGGCCTGGGTCAGTTCATGGCGGGAGATTTAACGACCCACGAACAGGTGCTCGGATTGTTCGTAAACTTCACGTGGTCGAAGCCGGAGTTGACAGTTCTGGAAATGAACGTCCTTCAGCACTGGTCATCCGCGTACACAGACGTCTTTGTCGGTCTCTTCAGCTACGTGGCCTTCACC TTCATATTCTCCATAATAAGTTCAACCGTACCAGTTCCTTCGGGTATTTTCATACcagttttcaaaatcggaGCAGCGCTTGGCCGAGCCGTAGGAGAAGGGATGGCTCTTTGGTTCCCGAACGGCGTCAGATACGGTGGTATTAATAGCGCAATTACACCTG GAGGCTACGCGACCGTCGGAGCAGCGGCCTTTTCCGGCGCGGTAACGCACACGATATCAGTAAGCGTAATAGTGATCGAAATGACCGGTCAGATAACGCACATAGTGCCAATAATGATTGCGGTACTAATAAGCAACGCTATAGCGGCGCTTCTGCAGCCGAGCATATACGACAGTATAATACTGATAAAAAAGCTGCCCTACCTACCCGACTTGTTGCCATCAAGTTCAG GAATGTACAACGTCTACGTCGAGGACTTCATGGTCCGTGACGTGAAGTATATCTGGCACGGAATCACCTATCAGAAGCTCAAAGACATACTGAAGGAGAACCGAAAGCTGCGGGGGTTTCCACTTGCGGATAACCCGGGCTCGATGATACTCTTGGGCTCCATCCAACGGTTGGAGCTGATCAAGCTGATAGAAAAGCACATCGGTCGAGAACGGCGGCTTCAAGTTGCTCAGAAGTGGCAAAAGGAGGCGGAAGAACGGGCGAGGGAGGAAATGGAACGGCAGCTCAGAGAACAGGAGAGAACCCGGAGGCCATCCAGGTTCGAAGTCATTCCGGCCCCCGATATTCTCAAACTTCAACGCCAGAGTGCCAGCGATCTCACAACTACTGGAAATGACGCG CACGCCTTCCACTCACCGATATTCGGATCCCAGCCAAAGAAGTCGATCCTTAAAAAGACGCACTCGTTCACTCTGAAGGGTTTCAGCCCTTTAGTAAGTCCGGCAGTAACGCCATACACGACGGTAACTGGAGCTGAAAGCAG aatccGATTGGCCTTCGAGGCAATTTTCCGGAAATCAGCAACCCTGCAAGACGTTGACCCCGATCCAGAAATGGGCTCGGGAGGAAGTGTAAACGCCAACAGACAAGACAGCACGGATCTCTTGAACGTGCCTTCTCACCTGCATACCCAGTTAACACCGAGTCCGAATACATCGAAGAAAGTTCAACTG CCACGCGAGAGGGTGATCGACATGTCGGCGGAAGACCAAAAACAGTGGGAAGAAAGCGAGATGGCGCTCGAGGTCGACTTCTCGCGGTGTCACATTGACCCCGCGCCTTTTCAACTGGTCGAGCGAACCTCGTTGCTCAAGGTTCACAGCCTATTCAGCATGGTGGGTGTAAACCATGCGTACGTAACGGCGATTGGGCGGCTGGTCGGCGTGGTGGCTTTGAAAGAG CTACGAAAAGCAATCGAGGACGCGAACTCGGGTATAATGCCGGTTCACGGTATGGAGACGGGGATCCATGGCTCGGATTCAACTTTAGGCGGTGGTGAATTGTCCTCGGATTTAAGAACCCAAATAACAATAAACTCGGTAACAAATTCCGTGACGCAGGATGATGACAGCGAAACAAGTTCACCGCACAATCATCACGAAAAGGTATGA
- the LOC124179393 gene encoding chloride channel protein 2 isoform X4 has translation MKEMYGRYTKDLGEYAKEEARRLRSHDRARRKLDKDRTHELRKSKKRGPLCRKLLAVLAFTWKHTGARLGEDWVFLALLGVIMAILSHAMDKGISLCNNARIWLYQDLTTQPALQYLAWVSLPVCLILFSAGFVHIVAPQSIGSGIPEMKTILRGVALKEYLTFRTLVAKVIGLTATLGSGLPLGKEGPFVHIASIVATLLSKLVTSFQGIYENESRNCEMLAAACAVGVAACFAAPIGGVLFSIEVTTVYFAVRNYWRGFFAAVCGATTFRLLAVWLNKEETITAMFPTNFTAEFPFDPQELFVFAIIGVGSGLGGAFYVWLHRQYVIFMRKNKSMNRFLQKNRFLYPGIVTLLVATISFPLGLGQFMAGDLTTHEQVLGLFVNFTWSKPELTVLEMNVLQHWSSAYTDVFVGLFSYVAFTFIFSIISSTVPVPSGIFIPVFKIGAALGRAVGEGMALWFPNGVRYGGINSAITPGGYATVGAAAFSGAVTHTISVSVIVIEMTGQITHIVPIMIAVLISNAIAALLQPSIYDSIILIKKLPYLPDLLPSSSGMYNVYVEDFMVRDVKYIWHGITYQKLKDILKENRKLRGFPLADNPGSMILLGSIQRLELIKLIEKHIGRERRLQVAQKWQKEAEERAREEMERQLREQERTRRPSRFEVIPAPDILKLQRQSASDLTTTGNDAHAFHSPIFGSQPKKSILKKTHSFTLKGFSPLVSPAVTPYTTVTGAESRIRLAFEAIFRKSATLQDVDPDPEMGSGGSVNANRQDSTDLLNVPSHLHTQLTPSPNTSKKVQLPRERVIDMSAEDQKQWEESEMALEVDFSRCHIDPAPFQLVERTSLLKVHSLFSMVGVNHAYVTAIGRLVGVVALKELRKAIEDANSGIMPVHGMETGIHGSDSTLGGGELSSDLRTQITINSVTNSVTQDDDSETSSPHNHHEKV, from the exons ATGTATGGACGCTACACGAAGGACCTGGGTGAATACGCGAAAGAAGAAGCAAGAAGACTCCGATCCCACGACAGAGCCAGACGGAAATTGGACAAGGACCGTACCCACGAGCTGAGAAAGTCAAAGAAGCGAGGACCACTATGTAGAAAACTATTAGCTGTGCTTGCGTTCACATGGAAACACACGGGGGCCCGTTTAGGCGAGGATTGGGTCTTCCTTGCTCTCCTCGGCGTCATCATGGCCATTCTAAGCCATGCCATGGACAAGGGCATTTCACTTTGCAACAACG CGAGGATATGGCTGTACCAAGACCTGACGACGCAGCCGGCGCTGCAGTATCTAGCATGGGTGTCGCTTCCGGTGTGCCTGATCCTGTTCAGCGCAGGTTTCGTGCACATAGTAGCCCCGCAGAGCATAGGATCAGGGATCCCGGAGATGAAAACGATCCTGCGAGGAGTGGCGTTGAAGGAGTACCTGACGTTCCGAACCCTGGTGGCGAAGGTGATCGGGCTGACAGCGACACTGGGCTCGGGTTTGCCGCTGGGCAAAGAAGGTCCGTTCGTCCACATAGCGAGCATAGTGGCAACGCTGCTGTCAAAGCTGGTCACGAGCTTTCAGGGTATCTACGAAAACGAGAGTCGAAATTGCGAGATGTTGGCGGCGGCTTGCGCCGTCGGTGTCGCGGCCTGTTTCGCCGCCCCCATAGGCGGTGTTCTCTTCAGCATAGAAGTAACGACGGTTTACTTCGCCGTGAGGAATTACTGGCGAGGTTTCTTCGCCGCCGTTTGCGGTGCGACCACCTTCAGACTACTCGCCGTTTGGCTGAACAAGGAAGAAACCATCACCGCCATGTTTCCGACAAATTTTACCGCCGAATTCCCCTTCGATCCTCAGGAGTTATTCGTGTTCGCCATTATCGGTGTGGGAAGCGGTCTCGGTGGCGCTTTTTACGTATGGCTTCACAGGCAGTACGTCATATTCATGAGGAAGAACAAGAGCATGAACAGGTTCCTTCAGAAAAA CCGGTTTTTGTATCCCGGAATCGTCACCCTCTTGGTAGCAACGATTTCGTTTCCGTTGGGCCTGGGTCAGTTCATGGCGGGAGATTTAACGACCCACGAACAGGTGCTCGGATTGTTCGTAAACTTCACGTGGTCGAAGCCGGAGTTGACAGTTCTGGAAATGAACGTCCTTCAGCACTGGTCATCCGCGTACACAGACGTCTTTGTCGGTCTCTTCAGCTACGTGGCCTTCACC TTCATATTCTCCATAATAAGTTCAACCGTACCAGTTCCTTCGGGTATTTTCATACcagttttcaaaatcggaGCAGCGCTTGGCCGAGCCGTAGGAGAAGGGATGGCTCTTTGGTTCCCGAACGGCGTCAGATACGGTGGTATTAATAGCGCAATTACACCTG GAGGCTACGCGACCGTCGGAGCAGCGGCCTTTTCCGGCGCGGTAACGCACACGATATCAGTAAGCGTAATAGTGATCGAAATGACCGGTCAGATAACGCACATAGTGCCAATAATGATTGCGGTACTAATAAGCAACGCTATAGCGGCGCTTCTGCAGCCGAGCATATACGACAGTATAATACTGATAAAAAAGCTGCCCTACCTACCCGACTTGTTGCCATCAAGTTCAG GAATGTACAACGTCTACGTCGAGGACTTCATGGTCCGTGACGTGAAGTATATCTGGCACGGAATCACCTATCAGAAGCTCAAAGACATACTGAAGGAGAACCGAAAGCTGCGGGGGTTTCCACTTGCGGATAACCCGGGCTCGATGATACTCTTGGGCTCCATCCAACGGTTGGAGCTGATCAAGCTGATAGAAAAGCACATCGGTCGAGAACGGCGGCTTCAAGTTGCTCAGAAGTGGCAAAAGGAGGCGGAAGAACGGGCGAGGGAGGAAATGGAACGGCAGCTCAGAGAACAGGAGAGAACCCGGAGGCCATCCAGGTTCGAAGTCATTCCGGCCCCCGATATTCTCAAACTTCAACGCCAGAGTGCCAGCGATCTCACAACTACTGGAAATGACGCG CACGCCTTCCACTCACCGATATTCGGATCCCAGCCAAAGAAGTCGATCCTTAAAAAGACGCACTCGTTCACTCTGAAGGGTTTCAGCCCTTTAGTAAGTCCGGCAGTAACGCCATACACGACGGTAACTGGAGCTGAAAGCAG aatccGATTGGCCTTCGAGGCAATTTTCCGGAAATCAGCAACCCTGCAAGACGTTGACCCCGATCCAGAAATGGGCTCGGGAGGAAGTGTAAACGCCAACAGACAAGACAGCACGGATCTCTTGAACGTGCCTTCTCACCTGCATACCCAGTTAACACCGAGTCCGAATACATCGAAGAAAGTTCAACTG CCACGCGAGAGGGTGATCGACATGTCGGCGGAAGACCAAAAACAGTGGGAAGAAAGCGAGATGGCGCTCGAGGTCGACTTCTCGCGGTGTCACATTGACCCCGCGCCTTTTCAACTGGTCGAGCGAACCTCGTTGCTCAAGGTTCACAGCCTATTCAGCATGGTGGGTGTAAACCATGCGTACGTAACGGCGATTGGGCGGCTGGTCGGCGTGGTGGCTTTGAAAGAG CTACGAAAAGCAATCGAGGACGCGAACTCGGGTATAATGCCGGTTCACGGTATGGAGACGGGGATCCATGGCTCGGATTCAACTTTAGGCGGTGGTGAATTGTCCTCGGATTTAAGAACCCAAATAACAATAAACTCGGTAACAAATTCCGTGACGCAGGATGATGACAGCGAAACAAGTTCACCGCACAATCATCACGAAAAGGTATGA